Proteins encoded by one window of Methanobacterium sp. CWC-01:
- a CDS encoding LL-diaminopimelate aminotransferase, whose product MAVINENYLLLKSSYIFSEIAQRVNKFEIENPEADVIRMGIGDVTLPLPQAVVDSFKDAVDEMADKESFRGYGPEQGYSFLIEDIIQHEYQPLGIELTPEEVFVSDGAKCDTGNIQEIFGLDNTVAVTDPVYPVYVESNVMAGRTGPMGEDGRYGKLVYLPCTAENDFIPELPTEDVDLIYLCYPNNPTGTTLTRDQLKRWVDYARQNQAVILFDAAYEAYITQEDIPRSIYEIEGAKECAIEFRSFSKNAGFTGTRCAYTVVPRELVAYDAQGGKHDLNSLWNRRQTTKFNGVSYPIQKAAQAIYTPQGQKEIQANINYYMTNAGIIREGLKAIGLEVYGGVNSPYIWIKTPGMTSWEFFDLLLNEVQVVGTPGVGFGPSGEGYFRITAFNTLENTREAVARIGRLEF is encoded by the coding sequence ATGGCGGTAATAAACGAGAACTACCTGCTTTTAAAAAGCAGTTACATCTTTTCGGAAATAGCCCAAAGGGTTAATAAATTCGAAATAGAAAACCCGGAAGCCGATGTAATCAGGATGGGTATTGGAGACGTGACCCTACCCCTGCCCCAGGCTGTGGTGGATAGCTTCAAAGATGCTGTGGATGAAATGGCCGATAAGGAAAGCTTCAGGGGCTATGGTCCTGAGCAGGGTTACTCCTTTTTGATCGAGGACATCATCCAACACGAATACCAGCCCCTGGGAATCGAACTAACCCCGGAGGAGGTGTTCGTCAGTGACGGAGCCAAATGCGACACCGGCAACATCCAGGAGATCTTCGGCCTAGACAACACCGTAGCCGTCACAGACCCCGTCTATCCTGTGTACGTGGAGAGCAACGTCATGGCAGGCCGCACCGGCCCCATGGGAGAGGACGGACGCTACGGGAAACTGGTGTACCTGCCCTGTACCGCCGAGAACGATTTCATCCCCGAACTTCCCACGGAAGATGTGGATCTTATCTACCTGTGCTACCCCAACAACCCCACCGGCACCACCCTCACCCGGGACCAACTAAAAAGGTGGGTGGACTACGCCCGGCAGAACCAGGCGGTTATACTCTTCGACGCGGCCTACGAGGCCTACATCACCCAGGAGGACATACCCCGCAGTATATATGAGATAGAGGGGGCCAAGGAATGCGCCATCGAATTCCGGAGCTTCTCCAAAAATGCGGGATTCACGGGAACCCGCTGCGCCTACACCGTGGTACCCCGGGAACTGGTGGCCTACGATGCCCAGGGAGGGAAGCATGACCTTAACAGCCTCTGGAACCGCAGACAGACCACCAAGTTCAACGGAGTATCCTACCCCATCCAGAAGGCAGCCCAAGCCATCTACACCCCCCAGGGACAAAAGGAGATCCAGGCCAACATCAACTACTACATGACCAACGCCGGCATCATCCGGGAAGGTCTCAAGGCGATTGGTCTGGAGGTCTACGGTGGAGTGAACAGCCCCTACATCTGGATCAAAACCCCCGGCATGACCAGCTGGGAATTCTTCGACCTGCTCCTGAATGAGGTCCAAGTGGTGGGGACCCCGGGGGTGGGCTTCGGACCCAGCGGAGAGGGCTACTTCCGCATAACCGCCTTCAACACCCTGGAGAACACCAGAGAGGCTGTGGCCCGGATTGGAAGGCTGGAATTTTAA
- a CDS encoding peptidoglycan-binding protein: MSLVLTAIPLSGAVQDQNIQNTNANNANEIINPDITGTETNQVKVLLQENKPFGASTEEILGNNSTPQELKLGATGDQVKEVQQWLYDFGYYNGSVDGNFGNDTDKAVRIFQEEAGIQVDGVVGDETKKAMEKWDQYLAQVQAYSESQGVSSESSVSNKRSYAKSFRTAYRSYSGGKGTGDCWDNSAYLYSKLTSSGSKARIIQYATSQSSRHRSVQVYSDGEWVNYDYKANGYAQTYYATSNSVNGVVVQSS, encoded by the coding sequence TTGTCCTTAGTCTTGACAGCCATTCCCCTATCGGGTGCTGTTCAGGACCAGAATATTCAAAACACAAACGCAAACAACGCAAATGAAATAATTAACCCGGATATAACCGGGACAGAAACCAACCAAGTGAAAGTCTTACTCCAGGAAAACAAACCCTTCGGTGCCAGCACCGAGGAGATCCTGGGAAACAACAGTACCCCACAGGAACTGAAACTGGGAGCCACCGGTGACCAGGTAAAAGAAGTTCAGCAGTGGTTGTACGACTTCGGATACTACAATGGATCCGTGGACGGAAACTTCGGTAACGACACAGATAAAGCAGTGCGAATCTTCCAGGAAGAAGCAGGAATACAAGTCGACGGTGTAGTTGGAGACGAAACCAAGAAGGCCATGGAAAAATGGGACCAGTACCTGGCCCAGGTCCAGGCCTACAGTGAAAGCCAAGGTGTATCATCAGAATCCAGTGTATCCAATAAAAGATCCTACGCCAAATCCTTCCGAACCGCTTACCGCAGTTACAGTGGCGGTAAAGGAACCGGAGACTGCTGGGATAACAGTGCCTACCTCTACAGTAAACTGACCTCATCCGGAAGCAAAGCCCGGATCATCCAGTACGCCACCAGTCAGTCCAGCCGACACCGATCGGTACAGGTATACAGTGACGGTGAATGGGTGAACTACGACTACAAAGCCAACGGATACGCCCAGACCTACTACGCTACCTCCAACTCCGTGAACGGAGTGGTGGTGCAGAGTTCCTAA
- a CDS encoding adenylosuccinate synthetase, translated as MTCNILVGGSWGDEGKGKCITYLCYKDQPDIIARAGVGPNAGHSVEFHGDKYGLRMIPSGFVYTGARLLIGAGVLVDPEVFHYELDYLNKYQVKGRTFADLRCSIIEPKHKEQDKANEYLAKKIGSTGTGCGPGNRDRVMRVAKQARDWESMEGFTADVPLEVNTALDEGKDVFIEGSQGYGLSLYYGTYPFVTSKDTTASTAAADIGVGPTRIDEVMVVFKSYTTRVGEGPFPTEIKQEEAESRGLEEYGTVTGRRRRVGEFDMEFARESCMINGATQIALTCVDRIYPACERVKDYADLSGEVKRFVEDIQDATGVPVTIIGTGPDMEDTIDLRDELL; from the coding sequence ATGACCTGTAACATATTAGTTGGTGGTAGCTGGGGAGATGAAGGCAAAGGAAAATGCATCACCTACCTGTGCTATAAAGACCAACCAGACATCATCGCCCGAGCCGGTGTGGGCCCTAACGCCGGCCATTCTGTTGAATTTCATGGGGATAAGTATGGCCTGCGCATGATACCCTCCGGTTTCGTCTACACCGGAGCACGCTTACTGATAGGTGCCGGGGTTCTGGTGGACCCCGAGGTGTTCCACTACGAACTGGACTACCTGAACAAGTACCAGGTGAAGGGACGTACCTTCGCCGATCTAAGGTGCAGTATCATCGAGCCCAAGCACAAAGAGCAGGACAAGGCCAACGAGTACCTGGCCAAGAAGATTGGCAGCACCGGCACTGGCTGCGGACCGGGTAACCGGGACCGGGTCATGCGGGTGGCCAAGCAGGCCCGGGACTGGGAGAGTATGGAGGGCTTCACCGCCGACGTGCCCCTGGAGGTTAACACCGCCCTGGATGAGGGTAAGGATGTTTTCATTGAAGGCAGTCAGGGCTATGGTTTATCCCTGTACTACGGTACCTATCCCTTCGTCACCAGCAAGGACACCACCGCCTCCACCGCCGCCGCGGACATCGGGGTGGGACCCACCCGCATCGATGAGGTGATGGTGGTCTTCAAATCCTACACCACCCGGGTGGGAGAGGGACCCTTCCCCACCGAGATCAAACAGGAAGAAGCCGAGAGCAGGGGCTTGGAGGAATACGGAACCGTCACCGGCCGAAGACGCCGGGTGGGTGAATTCGATATGGAGTTCGCCCGGGAAAGCTGCATGATCAACGGGGCCACCCAGATCGCCCTGACCTGCGTGGACCGTATCTACCCGGCCTGTGAACGGGTTAAAGATTACGCAGATCTCTCCGGTGAAGTTAAACGCTTCGTGGAGGATATCCAGGACGCCACCGGGGTGCCGGTTACCATCATCGGCACCGGACCGGACATGGAGGACACCATCGACCTCCGGGATGAACTGCTCTAG
- a CDS encoding TIGR04076 family protein: protein MLEITVEAIKGRCPVYRKGDRMVFDGPEIVLEDTDALCTHALSTILHYTTILDEHWIPLELGLTREGDEEHAYLQCADPGQPYTEGGTVIFCCRQVKGGD from the coding sequence ATGCTGGAGATCACTGTGGAGGCCATCAAGGGCCGTTGCCCGGTCTACCGTAAGGGAGATCGGATGGTATTCGACGGTCCCGAGATCGTTTTAGAAGATACCGATGCCCTGTGCACCCATGCCCTGTCCACCATCCTGCACTACACCACCATCCTGGATGAGCACTGGATCCCCCTGGAGCTGGGACTGACCCGGGAGGGTGATGAGGAACACGCCTACCTGCAGTGCGCTGATCCCGGCCAGCCCTACACCGAGGGTGGTACGGTGATCTTCTGCTGCCGCCAAGTAAAAGGAGGCGATTAA
- a CDS encoding DUF166 domain-containing protein: protein MLTSGNYGSRVVNYLADQGLAQSIVALEEIPEDLPEFIDEVEEYLPAHLPESDLVLAVGLYGDINLLVPLIAQKTGAQSVMIPIHDPAQLPPGLLREVEESAPDIKMVFPRPFCTLLPVGDPYIDEFAERFGKPEVKVEGDDYVKKIIVLRGAPCGCTDYIARELEGFPLEEAELEAGNKFHNYPCLASMKDDTISGDTLMHIAGYQAKEAIKRSLGYAIKSAVVDPEDCEGDDCEHACLEHCPQVRSGIATITLDADGKAVIDPASCGLCEICLQKCPYGAIEIEEGPIKW from the coding sequence ATTTTAACCAGTGGAAACTACGGCAGCCGGGTGGTTAACTACCTGGCGGACCAGGGCCTGGCCCAGAGTATAGTGGCCCTGGAGGAAATCCCCGAGGATTTACCGGAATTTATTGATGAGGTGGAGGAGTACCTGCCCGCCCATCTGCCCGAATCGGATCTGGTACTGGCGGTGGGACTCTATGGTGATATTAACCTGCTGGTGCCCCTCATCGCCCAGAAGACCGGGGCCCAGTCGGTGATGATACCCATCCACGACCCGGCCCAGCTGCCCCCGGGCCTCTTACGGGAGGTGGAGGAATCCGCCCCGGATATTAAGATGGTATTTCCCCGTCCCTTCTGCACCCTGCTACCGGTGGGTGACCCCTACATTGACGAATTCGCCGAAAGGTTCGGTAAACCAGAAGTGAAGGTGGAGGGTGATGATTACGTTAAGAAGATCATCGTCCTTCGAGGTGCGCCCTGTGGCTGCACCGATTACATCGCCCGGGAACTGGAAGGCTTCCCCCTGGAGGAGGCCGAACTGGAGGCGGGTAACAAGTTCCACAACTATCCCTGCCTGGCCAGTATGAAGGATGACACCATATCCGGAGACACCCTGATGCACATCGCCGGCTACCAGGCCAAAGAGGCCATTAAACGGTCCCTGGGATACGCCATCAAATCAGCCGTGGTGGACCCCGAGGACTGTGAGGGAGATGACTGTGAACATGCCTGCCTGGAGCACTGCCCCCAGGTGCGCAGTGGAATAGCCACCATCACCCTGGATGCTGATGGTAAGGCAGTTATCGACCCGGCCAGCTGTGGATTGTGCGAGATCTGCCTGCAGAAATGTCCCTACGGGGCCATAGAAATAGAAGAAGGACCCATCAAGTGGTAA
- the cobM gene encoding precorrin-4 C(11)-methyltransferase: MINSKALRDRQYIRDNSKKGRVVFIGAGPGDPELVTRKGYRIIKEADVIIYAGSLVNPEVLAEHKRDAEIFNSAHMNLEEMVEVMEKATQQGLLVARVHTGDPSIYGALAEQIQALRNRNILYEIVPGVSSLFAAAAAVEAELTRPEVSQTVIITRPAGRTPKPERESIKYLAQHQATMCIFLGVNMIENVVLELKEHYPEDTPVAVVKRASWPDQEVLRGTLKDITAKVEAAGIKKTALILVGEALSDDPVVPSKLYQAGFSHEYRDQ, from the coding sequence ATGATCAACAGCAAAGCCCTCCGGGACCGTCAATACATCAGGGACAACAGTAAAAAGGGCCGGGTGGTGTTCATAGGCGCCGGACCCGGCGACCCGGAACTAGTAACCCGCAAGGGCTACCGTATCATCAAGGAAGCCGACGTCATCATCTACGCCGGGAGTTTAGTCAACCCCGAGGTCCTGGCTGAACATAAAAGGGATGCTGAAATCTTCAACAGTGCCCATATGAATCTGGAGGAGATGGTGGAGGTCATGGAAAAAGCCACCCAACAGGGACTGCTGGTGGCCCGGGTGCACACCGGCGACCCATCCATCTACGGGGCTCTGGCCGAACAGATACAGGCCCTGCGTAACCGGAATATTCTTTATGAGATCGTGCCTGGTGTGTCTTCTCTTTTCGCTGCGGCTGCGGCGGTGGAGGCTGAGCTAACCAGGCCAGAGGTTTCCCAGACGGTGATTATCACCCGGCCAGCGGGTCGGACCCCCAAACCGGAACGGGAGAGTATAAAGTACCTGGCCCAGCACCAGGCCACCATGTGCATCTTCCTGGGGGTGAACATGATCGAAAACGTGGTTCTGGAGTTAAAGGAGCACTACCCGGAGGATACTCCGGTGGCGGTGGTGAAACGGGCCAGCTGGCCTGACCAGGAAGTGCTACGGGGCACCCTGAAGGATATAACCGCTAAGGTGGAAGCAGCGGGTATCAAGAAGACGGCGCTGATCCTGGTGGGAGAGGCCCTCAGCGATGACCCGGTGGTGCCCAGTAAACTGTACCAGGCCGGCTTCAGCCACGAGTACCGGGACCAGTAG
- a CDS encoding response regulator has product MIVEDDGLIALDIQRRLESWGYEALAVVDSSEEAVKKALLLRPDLILMDIVLRGEKDGIEAVENIKKHVDVPVIYTTAYADASTMERARDTQPEAYIIKPYDFKKMKGFINMALQKGARIKSLKKTNNQCWVLFEKSANGILLLEVITGPEGHVIDFTIEDANPAFQAMIRLNRESLQGERYSQVFPIEEEDILLETMASAALLRKSEQLEYYSEGLKRYYDVMVLSTGKKELTVHFTDITRMKRCEELRRESQLNFRRLMENAGWVFYRISIPDGQLEYMSPHMEQLSGYTVEEILQLPLLLQEIIHPDWQQEMDQKMKDVLEGKEEKTYKYPIITKDGQTRWIEQNHLVVKDDEGNPVAIEAVIRTPEK; this is encoded by the coding sequence TTGATTGTAGAGGATGATGGACTGATAGCCCTGGATATCCAGAGGAGACTGGAATCCTGGGGTTACGAGGCCCTGGCCGTGGTGGACTCCAGTGAAGAGGCCGTGAAAAAGGCCCTGCTGCTACGTCCGGATCTGATTTTAATGGACATCGTGCTGCGGGGAGAAAAAGACGGCATCGAAGCAGTGGAGAACATCAAAAAACACGTGGATGTGCCGGTGATATACACCACCGCCTACGCCGATGCCAGTACCATGGAACGGGCCCGGGACACCCAGCCCGAGGCCTACATCATCAAGCCCTACGACTTCAAGAAGATGAAGGGATTCATCAACATGGCCCTGCAGAAAGGGGCCAGGATTAAAAGTCTTAAAAAAACCAACAACCAGTGCTGGGTACTTTTTGAAAAATCAGCCAACGGTATACTGCTTTTAGAGGTTATAACCGGCCCTGAGGGACACGTCATAGACTTCACCATCGAGGACGCCAACCCCGCCTTCCAGGCCATGATCCGCCTGAACCGGGAGTCCCTGCAGGGAGAAAGATACTCACAGGTCTTCCCCATAGAAGAAGAAGACATTCTCCTGGAGACCATGGCCTCCGCGGCCCTGCTGCGCAAATCCGAACAACTGGAATACTATTCTGAGGGACTTAAACGCTACTACGATGTCATGGTACTCTCCACTGGCAAGAAGGAATTAACGGTGCACTTCACCGACATCACTCGCATGAAAAGATGTGAAGAACTGCGAAGGGAGTCCCAGCTCAACTTCCGCCGCTTGATGGAGAATGCCGGGTGGGTGTTCTACCGGATATCCATCCCGGACGGCCAACTGGAGTACATGTCCCCCCACATGGAACAGCTCTCCGGATACACCGTGGAGGAGATCCTGCAACTACCCCTGCTTTTACAGGAGATAATACATCCGGACTGGCAGCAGGAGATGGACCAGAAGATGAAAGACGTCCTAGAGGGTAAGGAAGAGAAGACCTACAAGTACCCCATCATCACCAAGGACGGCCAGACCCGCTGGATCGAACAGAACCACCTGGTGGTCAAGGATGATGAAGGCAACCCGGTGGCCATCGAGGCGGTTATCCGGACTCCTGAGAAGTGA
- a CDS encoding isopeptide-forming domain-containing fimbrial protein has product MQKNLQKKLILLLVTAAFVFTIMGAASAATIPTEMDLDVASDPVHVGDSVTLTAHLEANPTGPNNNFDVSGVNIAFYDTTSSPTYLGSSVTDANGDASFIVTPSTSGDKEYGAYYAGRSDPNPAVDPPYGYQSSYDQEDLEVRSPPSLTVSKSDSPDPVTVGNTLTYTMVVTNTGSSRAYNVNIADIVPSGLTNVQYSTGGGWSSYTSGTLISLGNINGYQSRTFYVRGTVSPSAAGTLTNTARVYTCNTLRAQDTETTTVVRQADLGITKVDSVDPVIAGNELTYTITVTNSGPSTIQSSDTFYVIDTLPANFLAMFYTPSAGTYDSTTGAWTGVTLAPGQSVTLTIDGDVSQWATGTLTNTVTVTPPTGVTDPYPANNTATATTTVNNEANLVVTKSDSPDPVTAGTQLVYAMSITNNGPSVAYAVSFEDVLPAALTGAEYSLDNLVWNPYTSGQNVLLGDIDRAVTVNFWIRGIIDPATMPGDILNTVNVFKGATSGGQATAETIVTNQAPLTITKTADKAQPNVGDEVTYTITVSNAGPSTATNLVITDTIPAGMEYVGSSDGGSYSAGVVTWNAGNLAAGGEVTRTVTVRVLPAAAGKNVTNTASAFHDESLTDPVTAQATVYVPSADLVLTKTVDKTTPTVKDTVIFTLIVNNNGPDTAVDVTVNDKLPAGLTYVSHVANFGTYDPATGLWTIASLPNGASAVLTITAVVEQSGQIVNQANVTALTWDPNLDDNAASAAMNVQEQPGPEPVPVNGKTVDMEKTGAPIFALLVAFFMLVAGMVLPRRK; this is encoded by the coding sequence GTGCAAAAAAACCTACAAAAAAAGTTAATACTTCTCTTAGTGACTGCAGCGTTTGTCTTCACCATTATGGGGGCGGCCAGCGCGGCAACTATTCCAACCGAAATGGATCTTGATGTCGCTTCAGACCCAGTTCATGTGGGGGACTCCGTTACGCTAACCGCGCATCTGGAAGCCAATCCAACCGGACCCAATAACAACTTCGACGTTTCGGGGGTTAACATAGCCTTTTACGATACCACATCCAGCCCGACTTACTTGGGTAGCAGTGTAACCGATGCCAATGGTGATGCCAGTTTCATTGTCACACCTTCAACTAGTGGAGACAAAGAATACGGGGCATACTATGCAGGGCGTTCTGATCCCAATCCCGCAGTGGATCCACCATATGGATACCAGTCCAGCTATGATCAGGAAGATCTGGAGGTCAGATCCCCGCCAAGCTTAACTGTGTCCAAAAGTGATAGTCCTGACCCAGTCACGGTAGGTAATACCCTGACCTACACCATGGTCGTTACCAACACCGGTTCTAGTAGGGCTTACAATGTGAACATCGCCGACATCGTACCTAGCGGACTGACTAACGTCCAGTACTCTACCGGCGGCGGATGGTCATCCTACACTTCCGGAACTCTGATTAGCCTGGGAAACATTAACGGCTACCAATCTAGAACCTTCTATGTTAGAGGAACCGTAAGCCCAAGCGCAGCAGGTACCCTCACCAACACCGCACGAGTCTACACTTGTAATACTCTAAGAGCTCAGGACACTGAAACCACCACTGTGGTTAGGCAGGCTGATCTGGGTATTACCAAGGTTGATAGTGTGGATCCAGTGATTGCAGGTAATGAGTTGACCTATACCATTACCGTGACCAACAGTGGTCCTTCCACCATCCAATCCAGTGACACCTTCTACGTAATTGACACCCTACCAGCTAACTTCCTGGCCATGTTTTACACGCCCAGTGCCGGTACATACGACAGTACTACTGGTGCCTGGACTGGTGTGACTCTGGCTCCGGGTCAGAGTGTGACCTTAACCATTGATGGTGATGTAAGTCAGTGGGCCACCGGTACCTTGACCAACACGGTAACGGTAACTCCGCCCACTGGGGTTACTGATCCATACCCTGCCAACAACACCGCCACAGCCACCACTACAGTGAACAATGAAGCCAATTTAGTGGTAACTAAATCGGACTCTCCAGATCCAGTGACTGCCGGTACTCAACTGGTATATGCCATGTCCATCACCAACAACGGCCCCTCAGTGGCCTATGCGGTGAGCTTTGAGGATGTGTTACCCGCCGCCTTAACTGGTGCGGAGTATTCCCTGGACAATTTAGTCTGGAATCCATACACCTCTGGACAGAACGTACTCCTGGGAGACATAGACCGGGCAGTAACAGTTAACTTCTGGATCAGGGGAATCATTGACCCTGCCACTATGCCGGGAGATATCTTGAACACCGTGAACGTGTTTAAAGGAGCAACCTCGGGAGGACAGGCCACCGCTGAAACCATAGTTACCAACCAGGCACCACTGACCATCACCAAAACCGCAGATAAAGCCCAGCCCAACGTTGGTGATGAAGTAACCTACACCATCACCGTCAGTAACGCTGGTCCCAGTACCGCCACCAACCTGGTGATAACCGACACCATCCCTGCTGGTATGGAATACGTGGGATCCAGTGATGGAGGATCATACAGTGCCGGTGTGGTTACCTGGAACGCAGGCAACCTGGCCGCTGGAGGTGAAGTTACCCGTACCGTCACCGTGAGGGTTCTACCCGCCGCTGCCGGTAAAAATGTAACTAACACTGCCTCCGCATTCCACGATGAATCCCTAACTGATCCAGTAACTGCTCAGGCCACGGTCTACGTGCCATCTGCCGACTTAGTACTTACTAAAACGGTGGATAAGACCACACCGACGGTGAAGGACACCGTTATATTCACCTTAATTGTGAACAACAACGGACCCGACACCGCCGTGGATGTAACTGTCAACGACAAGTTACCCGCCGGTCTGACCTACGTGTCCCATGTGGCTAACTTCGGAACCTACGACCCCGCTACTGGTCTGTGGACCATCGCCAGCTTACCTAACGGTGCATCTGCCGTCCTGACCATCACTGCCGTGGTGGAACAGTCCGGACAGATCGTCAACCAGGCCAACGTCACCGCCTTAACCTGGGACCCTAACCTGGATGATAACGCAGCCTCTGCTGCCATGAATGTCCAGGAACAACCAGGACCAGAACCAGTACCGGTAAATGGTAAGACGGTGGACATGGAGAAAACCGGAGCACCAATCTTTGCTCTACTGGTTGCATTCTTCATGCTCGTAGCAGGAATGGTACTACCACGACGCAAATAA
- a CDS encoding DUF1616 domain-containing protein: MNSAPDRTQARKPGKKKGISYWDLVLALILTGLSLSILLFIPNLVLASYFVLLVLLIYTLLLFILPQQKVSTTLLTAILAGLILFLCTLLLWLSNLIIFPPLTLLYLMGITTLGLLILDILSRKITPPEKEWRGEPPVKKREPAEELEVEMGKPPEEEPSLEKDPAIKEGEILVEHDAKTLRAAEQEATTPEEPPEEEEKTPEIIIVDHEAEEEEKDEALLKHPPEMEEIIVDHTPEEEVKGPLIPRDEEVEVIIPEHSEPPADVKEEKRVAPPEKYPERKEPEKAPEEKIKSMTLVTREKEVKVIPPLKPDLTLPWIQRQEELDSRKNYLPLDLLLAGILSFLGMWLVLTAQLELDLFKTILGIVLVLFLPGFSLVATIFTHKDQLASLERMALSVGLSIGITPLVALSLNYTPYGLNLDPLLLILSGQTLIFCLVAYQRRSSLHLYQRYTILQRGKRSF; encoded by the coding sequence ATGAACTCAGCACCGGATAGAACCCAGGCCAGAAAACCTGGGAAGAAAAAAGGGATAAGCTACTGGGACCTAGTACTGGCCCTGATACTCACCGGACTATCCCTATCCATCCTCCTTTTCATACCCAACCTTGTTTTAGCATCCTACTTCGTACTCCTGGTCCTTTTGATCTACACCCTCCTCCTATTCATCCTCCCCCAACAGAAGGTATCTACCACCCTGTTAACAGCCATCCTAGCAGGCCTCATCTTATTCCTATGCACCCTATTGTTATGGCTATCCAACCTCATCATCTTCCCACCCCTCACCCTATTGTACCTGATGGGCATCACCACCCTAGGACTGCTCATTCTAGATATCCTCAGCCGCAAAATAACACCACCAGAGAAGGAATGGCGAGGAGAACCTCCGGTGAAAAAAAGGGAACCAGCAGAGGAACTGGAGGTGGAAATGGGAAAACCACCTGAAGAGGAACCATCCCTGGAAAAGGATCCAGCCATAAAAGAGGGTGAAATTCTGGTGGAACACGATGCCAAGACTCTGCGAGCAGCCGAACAGGAAGCCACAACACCAGAAGAACCTCCTGAGGAGGAAGAGAAAACCCCTGAGATTATCATTGTGGACCATGAAGCTGAGGAAGAAGAAAAGGATGAAGCCCTCCTAAAACACCCTCCCGAGATGGAGGAGATCATCGTGGATCATACTCCGGAAGAAGAGGTGAAGGGACCCCTCATACCCCGTGATGAGGAAGTGGAAGTCATCATCCCGGAACACTCCGAGCCCCCGGCGGATGTTAAAGAAGAAAAGAGAGTGGCCCCCCCTGAAAAATATCCGGAGAGAAAAGAACCTGAAAAAGCTCCTGAGGAAAAGATAAAGTCAATGACCCTGGTAACCAGAGAAAAAGAAGTGAAGGTAATTCCACCGCTGAAACCCGACTTGACGTTGCCCTGGATTCAACGACAGGAAGAACTAGATAGCAGAAAGAATTACCTGCCCCTGGACCTCCTACTGGCTGGGATCCTATCCTTCTTAGGCATGTGGCTGGTCCTCACCGCCCAATTAGAACTGGATCTATTTAAAACCATCCTAGGCATAGTCTTGGTCCTATTTTTACCCGGCTTCTCCCTAGTAGCCACCATCTTCACCCATAAAGACCAGCTGGCCAGTCTGGAGAGAATGGCCTTATCCGTGGGCCTGTCCATCGGCATCACACCCCTGGTGGCCCTGAGCCTGAACTACACTCCCTACGGATTAAACCTGGACCCACTCCTATTGATATTATCAGGCCAGACCCTGATCTTCTGCCTGGTGGCCTACCAGCGCCGGAGCAGCCTACATCTATACCAGAGATACACCATACTCCAGAGGGGTAAAAGATCATTCTAG